From the genome of Streptomyces spinoverrucosus:
CCCGTTGCCCTGCTCCAGGCGCGTGTAGTACCCCACCGACACCCCGGCCAGCTGCGCCAGCTCCTCGCGGCGCAGCCCCGGCACCCGCCGGTGCCGCGCGAAGTCCGGCAGGCCCACGTCCTCCGGCTTCAGCCGGGCCCGCCGGGTGCGCAGGAACTCGCTGAGCTCGGCACGCGGGTCCAGAGCGCCGTCGGCGGGCTCGTGCACCGGTTCGGGGTATTCGTCCATGCCTCCGAGTATCCACGGTCGGACGCACACCAGCCTGCACCAGTCAGTGGTAGGCACAGCGGGTGTACACGAAGCCGTGACCTGGGTGAATACCGGATCGTCCAGCACGCTGGCACTTGTGCCCGGCTGGAAGGCAGCCGGGGCGTGGCTTGCATCAGGAACGGAGTACACCCCATGACCGCAACACAGGGGACCGAGTCGAGGACGCACCGGAGCGAAACGGCCGCGGAGGTGGTCGGCCGCCTTCGTGCGACGTTCAACACCGGCGTCACCCGCCCACTGGACTGGCGCGTGGAGCAGCTGCGGCGGCTGCGGGCGCTGCTGGTCGAGAACGAGCAGGAGCTGATCGAAGCGCTCTGGAAGGACCTGAGGAAGAACGCCGCCGAGGCGAAGACGCAGGAGATCGACTTCACCGTCGCCGACATCGACGAGACGCTGGCGAATCTCGAGAACTGGCTTCAGCCCCGCCCGGTGGAGGTTCCTGCCCACTTCGGTCCCACGACCACGGCCTACACCACCTACGACCCGCTCGGGGTCGTCCTGGTGATCGCCCCGTGGAACTTCCCGCTGCACCTTCTCATCGACCCCATCATCGGCGCCCTGGCCGCCGGGAACACCGTGGTGGCCAAGCCGAGCGAGATCTCGGTGCACACCTCGGCGGTCGCTGCACGCCTGCTGCGTGAGTACTTCGACCCTGACGTGCTCACCGTGGTCGAGGGGGGCGCCGAGGAGACCACGGCCCTCCTGGCACAGCGTTTCGACCACATCTTCTACACCGGCAACGGCACGGTCGGCCGGATCGTCATGGCCGCAGCCGCCAAGAACCTCACCCCCGTCACGCTCGAACTCGGGGGCAAGTCACCGGTCTTCGTGGCACCTGACGCCGACGTGGACGAGACCGCGAAGCGGCTGGTCGGCGCCAAGTTCGGCAACGCGGGGCAGCAGTGCATAGCCCCCGACTATGTCCTGGCCGATCCTGCCACCGCCGCCGCACTGGTCCCCGCCCTGCGCACGGCGGTCGAGGCCCAGTTCGGCACCAGCCCGCAGTCCTCGGCCGGCTTCGGCCGGGTCATCAACGAGCGGCACTTCGACCGGCTCACCGCCCTGCTGGACTCCGGCCGGGCGGCGGTGGGAGGCCAGCACGACCGTGACGACCTGTTCATCGCACCGACGGTGCTCACCGATGTCGACCCCGCATCGCCGGTCATGCAGGAGGAGATCTTCGGTCCGATCCTCGCCGTCGTCGAAGTCGAAGACCTCGATGCCGCCATCGCCTTCATCAACGAACGCGACAAGCCCCTCGCGCTCTACGCCTTCACCGAGTCCGAGGCCACCAAGTCGCGCCTGTTGAACGAGACGTCCTCCGGCGGTGTCGCCTGGGGCCAGCCGGTGATGCAACTGCTCATGACCGGCCTGCCGTTCGGTGGCGTCGGCGAAAGCGGCATGGGCCGCTACCACGGCCGGTACTCCCTCGAGACGTTCAGCCACCTCAAGGGCGTCGCGGACGTGCCGCTCAGCTAGCCTCGCGCTGTCGTGAAGCAGGCTGCCCGATGGGCGATCGGCCGGCGGAAGTACCTCAGGCCGGTGAGATTGAGGATCGCTGAGATCGCTGGTCCCGCCCCCGCCCCAAGCGCGTTCCAGGTGAAGCCGTGTATCGGTCCTCGTCGCGGGGGCGTGTGGAGGGAGTCGGTCGGGTCGCGGCGTGGCCTGCAGCCACCGATGCGTACCGGCTCCGGCAGCGGCACCCATGACTTCGTCACCTGGCCGGCTGCTGATCGTGCGCAAAGAGCGAACACCCCTGCTCCGGTGGGCAGTTGCGCTTGAGCGGCGTCGACACCGACGCCGACGGCGTGTGGCTCCCACCGCGTTCGCCGCCGGCACCACCCACACCCCGATCGCGGTCCTTAAAACCGCGTCACCGTCAGCGGGCCCGCCCCTGTCCGAGGACCGCATCCGTGCCTCCTCCGGGACAGCGTGGACCCTCTGCGCCACAGGCCTTCATCCCGTTTCCCTCCGTATTGCAGAAAGAAA
Proteins encoded in this window:
- a CDS encoding aldehyde dehydrogenase family protein, translated to MTATQGTESRTHRSETAAEVVGRLRATFNTGVTRPLDWRVEQLRRLRALLVENEQELIEALWKDLRKNAAEAKTQEIDFTVADIDETLANLENWLQPRPVEVPAHFGPTTTAYTTYDPLGVVLVIAPWNFPLHLLIDPIIGALAAGNTVVAKPSEISVHTSAVAARLLREYFDPDVLTVVEGGAEETTALLAQRFDHIFYTGNGTVGRIVMAAAAKNLTPVTLELGGKSPVFVAPDADVDETAKRLVGAKFGNAGQQCIAPDYVLADPATAAALVPALRTAVEAQFGTSPQSSAGFGRVINERHFDRLTALLDSGRAAVGGQHDRDDLFIAPTVLTDVDPASPVMQEEIFGPILAVVEVEDLDAAIAFINERDKPLALYAFTESEATKSRLLNETSSGGVAWGQPVMQLLMTGLPFGGVGESGMGRYHGRYSLETFSHLKGVADVPLS